TGCCACAGCCCGGCGATCAGGATGCCGTAGATGACGATGTCCTGATTGTAGAGCGGGTCAAAAGCAAAGCTTTCCCAGCCGAGGCCGCGCACCACGGCCTGCACGCCGAAGTCGGGGTTCAGAATCCACTGCCAGACGAGGCCGGTGACGATGAAGGACAGCGCGAAGGGATAGAGGAAGATCGTCCGGAACGTGTCCTCGAAGCGGATCTTCTGGTCGAGAAGCGCCGCCAGGACGAAGCCGATCACGAGCGAGAAGATCAGCGAGAGCACGCCGTAGATGAAGAGGTTCTCGATCGAGATCAGCCACTTGTTGGAGCCCCACAGCCGCTCGTACTGGTCGAGGCCCACGAAGTTGAGACGCGGCAGCAGCTTGGAATTCGTGAAGGAGTGGATGACCGTCCAGACGGTACCGCCGACGAAGACGACTGATGCCGTCAGCACCATCGGTATCGAGGCGACCTTCGAGTTGATGTTGCGGAAGACCTGGCTCGGTCGTCCGTTCCGGGTATCTGCCATGAGGGAGCCTCCCGCCTGCCGGGGTCCGTCGCCGAAACGACGGGGCGAAGCCGCCGGTCCCGCCATGATTGGCGGAACCGGCGCCGGATCCGCGTCGCGTGCCGTCAGTCGGCGGCCGCGACGATCTCGGCAAAGGTCTTCTGCGCGTCCGCGGCGGTCATGGACGGCGTGTTGAAGAACTGCACGAACAGGTCGTTCACCTGCGTCAGCGAGTCGGCCGACATCAGCTGGTCGGGCGACTGGATGACGTTGCCCTTGGCCAGGATGTCGAGACCCTTCTTCATGCAATCGTTGGCGGCGGTGATGTCGACGTCCCCGCGCACCGGCAGCGAGCCCTTCTTGAGGTTGAAGGCCACCTGCGTGGCGGGCGCCAGCATGGTCGAGGCGAGGACCTCCTGCGCGGCCGATTTCTCGGCATCCTTCAGGATGGGGAAGTAGAAGGCATCGCCGCCGGTCTGGATGACCTCGTTCACCCCGAGCCCGGGCAGGCAGGTGTAGTCCTTGCCCGCGACCTGTCCGGCCACGGCGAACTCGCCCTGCGCCCAGTCGCCCATGATCTGCCCGGCGGCCTGGCCGGAGATCACGAGGTTGGTCGCCTGGTTCCAGTCCTGCACGTTCGACTTGGCGGCCATGGCGCGCGCCTTGTCGGCGGCCTCGAACACCTTGGCCATCTCCGGGCCGGCGGCGAGTTCGGCGTCCTTGTCGCCGTAGATCTTGTTGTAGGTGTC
The nucleotide sequence above comes from Aquibium microcysteis. Encoded proteins:
- a CDS encoding carbohydrate ABC transporter permease: MADTRNGRPSQVFRNINSKVASIPMVLTASVVFVGGTVWTVIHSFTNSKLLPRLNFVGLDQYERLWGSNKWLISIENLFIYGVLSLIFSLVIGFVLAALLDQKIRFEDTFRTIFLYPFALSFIVTGLVWQWILNPDFGVQAVVRGLGWESFAFDPLYNQDIVIYGILIAGLWQGTGLVMCLMLAGLRGIDEDIWKASRVDGIPMWKTYLFIVIPMMRPVFVTTLVIIASGIVRVYDLVVAQTSGGPGIASEVPAKYVYDAMFLSQNLGQGFAASTMMLVTVLIVIVPWAYLEFGRRRHRG
- a CDS encoding ABC transporter substrate-binding protein; protein product: MTAAFAASVALAAPAAATELEVTHWWTSGGEAAAVAELAKAFDATGNKWIDGAIAGSGGTARPIMISRITGGDPMAATQFNHGRQAEELVQSGLMRDLTDIAEKEGWKDIVRPSSLLDSCTLDGKIYCVPVNIHSQQWLWLSNAAFEKAGVAVPTNWDEYVAAAPALEKAGIIPLALGQQPWQASLAFQVLVVALAGSDTYNKIYGDKDAELAAGPEMAKVFEAADKARAMAAKSNVQDWNQATNLVISGQAAGQIMGDWAQGEFAVAGQVAGKDYTCLPGLGVNEVIQTGGDAFYFPILKDAEKSAAQEVLASTMLAPATQVAFNLKKGSLPVRGDVDITAANDCMKKGLDILAKGNVIQSPDQLMSADSLTQVNDLFVQFFNTPSMTAADAQKTFAEIVAAAD